From Acidovorax sp. 1608163:
ATTTGCAGCCGACGATTTCCAATTCCGATAGTCTCCCCAACCCGCTGCCTATTTCGCCCTTGCCCTTGCCCATGTCCAAGCCCCTGTTGCACCACCGCCCACCTGCGCGCACCGCACTGCGCACGCGGGCTGGGGTGCGCGCCTGGAACGCGGCCTGGCTGGCTTGGTTGCTGCTGGCCCTGGTGCTGGTGCCCACCCTGGGTCGGGTGCACCAGGCCTTGCACTCCACCGTCCACCTCACCACCCAGCTCCCTTTGCAGGTGGGTGGGGTGGCGCCAGCGGTTGGCACCGCCCCCCCGGCACACGCCCACACCAGCGCACAGGGCCTGCCCGCGCCCGTGGCATCCAAGGCCTTGGCGGCCCTGGTGCCCACCCACGCCAGCGGGGCAGACTGCCTGTTGCTGGACCAACTGGCCCTGGCCGATGTGCTGCTCGCCCCCGCATTGGGCGTGCCAGCCAGCCATGGCATCCATGCCGCCCCGGTGGGCTGGACGCAGCATGCGTTCGCACTGCACCGGGCGCTGTTCCAGGCCCGCGCACCGCCTGCAGCCCTGCGGGCTTGACATACGCAGGCCCCAGTTGCGGGCCCGAGCCGCTGACCGTTGCGATCTGACCCGGTGGCCTTGGGCTGCCAGGGCAGCGGGTGGCTTCTGCTGCGCCCGTTCGCTCCGCGCATTCCCTCTGGCCTATTGCTTCCCATCCCGTGCTGTGCCCTGCGTGGCGGCTTCGCTTTGGGTTGATTGCTCCTGTTTTGATAGCTGCTTGCGCTTGATTGATAAGCGCTGGCGTGCATTTTTGTTCTATATCCCGCAGAGTGGGCTGGCCTGTGCCTGTCTGCCATGGCGCGCTGTGTGTTGCGTGTGTTGCGCTGTGCGTGCTGCGGGGTGGTTGCGTTCGATTTTTCTGATTCCCAAGGTTTCCTCATGATTCACTCCACACTTGCCCCCCATCGCCTGGCCCTGCGCCCTGTGGCCCTGGCCGTTGCCCTGTTGGCCGTGGCTGGCACCGGGCTGGCCCAGGCTCAGGCCGTGGCGCCCGCTGCTGCAGCCGAAGCCAGCCTGCCTGCCGTCACCGTCTCTGCCAGCGGCCTGCAACTGGGCGCCAATGACATGACCACGCCGGTGACGGTGCTCGAAGGTGACGAGCTGGTGCGCCGCCGCGAGGCCACGCTGGGCGAGACGCTCAACAGCGAGCCCGGCATCACCAGCAGCCACTTTGGCGCTGGGGCCAGCCGCCCCATCATTCGCGGCATGGATGGCCCGCGTGTGCGCGTGCTCAGCGACGGTGCCGAGCTGCACGATGCCTCCACCATCAGCCCCGACCACGCCGTGGCGTCCGAGCCCATGCTGGCCACGCAGATCGAAGTGCTGCGTGGTCCGTCGGCCCTGGTGTATGGCAACGGTGCGGTGGGTGGCGTGGTCAATGTGCTCGATGGCAAGGTGCCCACGGCCATTCCGCAAAAGGGGTACGAAGGCAGCGCCGAGCTGCGTGCCAACACGGGCGCCCGTGAGGGGGCCGGCGCTTTCTCGCTCACGGGCGGTGCGGGCAACCTGGCGGTGCATGTGGAGGGCGTGGCGCGCGATGCGGGCGACTACCGCGTGGGCAAGGGCTGGGCGCCCGAGGGCGAGGCCACCCGCAAGGTGCCGGGCAGCTTCAACCGCACCGACACGGGCAGCGTGGGCTTGTCGTGGGTGGGCGAGCAGGGCTACCTGGGCGCGGCCTACACGCGCCAGACGGCCAAGTACGGACTGCCGGGGCACAACCACAGTTTTGAAGGCTGTGGCGTGAATGGAAACCGGCTCGACTGCCCTGCACCCACTGGGCCCGCCGAAGTGCACGACCCGGCCGATGTGCCCGTGGTGGACCTGCGCAGCGAACGCTTTGACGTGCGCGGCGAACTGCGCAACCCGTTCGCAGGCTTCTCGGCCCTGCGCCTGCGCGCGGGCGTGACCGACTATGTGCACGACGAGGTCGAAGACGGCGCCATCAGCACCACCTTCAAGAACAAGGCCTACGACACCCGCGTGGAGCTGCAGCACGAGCCCATTGCCGGGTTCAAGGGCGTGGTGGGCCTGCAGACCTCGCAGCGCAAGTTCAGCGCCGAAGGTGAAGAGGCTTACGTTGAGCCCACCGTCACCCGCAAGGTGGGCCTGTTTATGTTGGAGGAATACCGCCTGGGCGACTGGCGCTTTGAAGGAGCACTGCGCCACGACCGCCAGACGGCCGAGGCGCAGACCACGGGCATCGAGCGCAGCCACAACGGCACCTCGGCATCGCTGGGCGCGGTGTGGCGCTTCACGCCCGGCTACCAGGTGGGCACCTCGTTCACCCGCGCCAGCCGTGCGCCGTCGGCTGAAGAGCTGTACGCCCGGGGCCTGCACATGGCCACCAGCACGTACGAGCGGGGCAACGCCGATCTGCGCTCGGAGACTTCGCAAAACATCGACGTGAGCCTGAAAAAGACCAGTGGCGACACCACCTTTGGCGTGAGCGTGTTCCACAACAAGATCAACAACTACATCTACGGCCGCACGCTCGATGCGCTGGATGGCCTGCAACTGCTGCAGTACAGCCAGGCCGACGCCACCTTCACCGGCATTGAAGGCCAGGTGCGCCAGGCCCTCACGCGCAACTTGGGGCTTACGCTGTTTGGCGACACCGTGCGCGCCAAGCTCGACGGCGGTGGCAACCTGCCCCGTATCCCGGCCACCCGTGCTGGTTTGCGGCTGGACGCCAATTGGGCGGCGTGGGAAGGCCAGGTGGAATGGGTGCAAGTGGCCCGCCAAAGCCGCGTGGCCGAGTTTGAAACCGCGACCCCCGGCTACGGCATGCTGAACCTGGGCGCCGCCTACAACGGCAAGCTGGCCAACGGCTCGCCCTGGCAGCTGTACGTCAAGGGCAACAACCTGACCGACCGCCTGGCCTATGCGCACACCTCGTTCATCAAGACCGCTGCGCCGCTGATGGGGCGCAGTGTGACGGTGGGGGTGAAGGTGGCCTTCTGAGGCTGTGCGGAGGCTTTTTAGCCAGATAGTCTGACACCTACCCCAGCCGTTCGGGCTGAGCTTGTCGAAGCCAGGGCACTCCTTTGAACGGCCCTTCGACAGGCTCAGGGCGAACGGGGCGGGTCTCAGGCATCTGCAAAACTCATGCCAAATAGCCTGCTAGCGCTTATTTAATAAGCGCTAGCAGCTATAAAAAACGTAGCAAATGGCTCGGTGTCAGGCAGCACATAGGCCACGCCGGGCACTTGCCCCAGGTAGGGGGCGATGTGCTGGCTGTAGAACGCATCGGGTGCGTTGATGCAGCCATAGCTGATGCGCCGGTCGCGCGCACGCGGGCTGGCCAGGCGCTGCAGGCGCCGCTCGATGGCCGTGGCGCTGCGCACGCGGTGCAGCGATACCGCCGCGTCGTAGTCGATCCACACAATGTCTTCGCCTTGCAGGTTCTGGCCGGGCTCGGTCACAAACCGGCCTGCGGGCGTGGTGCGCTCGTGCGGGCGCACCTGGGCCACGGGGCGCTGCCCAATGCCGGGAACGCTGCGGTCACCCGGCGCCAGCCCCAGCAGCACGGGCGCGCTGCCCAGCCACTGGGCGCGGCCTGAGAACACATGCACGCAGGCCTCGGGCTTGTCGATCACCACAAAGGGCATGCCCGCGTTGTCTGCCGTGCCCGCCACCCAGCGCAGCAGTTGCCTTGCGGTGGCCGAGGCCTGCCACTCGCCATCGTCCGTGCCCTGCGCCGCACTGGCCCAGGCGCCAGGGGCGGCCAAGGCCAGGGCACCCGTGGCCCAGCGGCTCCATTGGCGGCGGGTGAGGGCGGTGGCGTGCTGTGCGTTGGGTGGGTGGCGAGCGGTGGTCACGTGGGGTGGGACAAAAGCGGTGCGTTGATTTTGCCGCGCCACAGGCAACAGCCCTCCACAAAAAAGCCCATGGCCTTGGAGGGCCATGGGCTGGTGCGGTGGGTTGCGGGGTGGCGGGTTGTCCCGCGCTTGGCCTCAGCCTCTCAGGCGCCGCGTGT
This genomic window contains:
- a CDS encoding TonB-dependent receptor, producing the protein MIHSTLAPHRLALRPVALAVALLAVAGTGLAQAQAVAPAAAAEASLPAVTVSASGLQLGANDMTTPVTVLEGDELVRRREATLGETLNSEPGITSSHFGAGASRPIIRGMDGPRVRVLSDGAELHDASTISPDHAVASEPMLATQIEVLRGPSALVYGNGAVGGVVNVLDGKVPTAIPQKGYEGSAELRANTGAREGAGAFSLTGGAGNLAVHVEGVARDAGDYRVGKGWAPEGEATRKVPGSFNRTDTGSVGLSWVGEQGYLGAAYTRQTAKYGLPGHNHSFEGCGVNGNRLDCPAPTGPAEVHDPADVPVVDLRSERFDVRGELRNPFAGFSALRLRAGVTDYVHDEVEDGAISTTFKNKAYDTRVELQHEPIAGFKGVVGLQTSQRKFSAEGEEAYVEPTVTRKVGLFMLEEYRLGDWRFEGALRHDRQTAEAQTTGIERSHNGTSASLGAVWRFTPGYQVGTSFTRASRAPSAEELYARGLHMATSTYERGNADLRSETSQNIDVSLKKTSGDTTFGVSVFHNKINNYIYGRTLDALDGLQLLQYSQADATFTGIEGQVRQALTRNLGLTLFGDTVRAKLDGGGNLPRIPATRAGLRLDANWAAWEGQVEWVQVARQSRVAEFETATPGYGMLNLGAAYNGKLANGSPWQLYVKGNNLTDRLAYAHTSFIKTAAPLMGRSVTVGVKVAF